The sequence CTATTTTGGGCATATGATAATGGCTACCCTGACCAAGCTTACCGGGATATCATCAGCTGTTACCTTCAATCTCTCCCTAGCCTTGGTCTTTGCCCTGGCCGCTATAGGTGCCTTCAGCATTGTCTATAACCTGGTTAGGCTGTGCCGGGGAGGGATTAAAGCGGCGATCGGCTTTGGCCTGGCAGCGGCGGGATTCTTATTGCTACTGGGCAACCTTGAGGTTATCTTAGAACTATTTTATGCTCACGGCGTTGGAAGTGAAGGCTTTTGGGACTGGGTAAACATCAAGGGGCTGGATACCCCCTATCATAGTGCGCACTGGTATCCCACGGAGTTTTGGTGGTGGTGGCGGTCCACTAGGGTAATCGATATGGTCGTGGGAGGCATGAGCTTGGACTATACCATCAACGAATTCCCCAGTTTCAGCTTCATTCTGGGCGATCTTCATGCCCATATTTTATCTTTACCTGTTGTCCTTCTCTGCTTGACTTTAAGTCTCAATATATTGAATACCAAGGAATCCCTTGGGCTCAGTTGGCTTAGGAGGAACATCCTCCCGTTCTTGATTATTATTATTTGTCTCGGTGCATTGGGACCGATCCATACTTGGGACCTGCCCATCTGCCTTTTTATATTTATCGGGGCTATTTTCATTCAGACACGTTTCAAGCAAAGTGAGAGGGGATGGTTGAAAGGTTGGTTGGCACTTAGCCTTATCATGGTAGTTGGCGTCTTTCTCTTATACCTTCCATTCTACCTTACTTTTGAAAATCCGGTTTCTGGTATCTTGCCATGGCGTGGGCCGGATACTCGCCTCTTCCATTACCTGATTATATGGGGCCTCTTTCTCTTTATCGGTATCTCCTTTGCTTTGGCGCAAATTCGCAGTGGGCTGAGGTCTATTTCCTGGCGTACGATCTGCTCGATTTCTGTAGCTATACTTTTACTGTGGATAATCTGGGCCATAGTGGTGATGGCTACCGGAGGGGGAAGCTCTATCTGGGGGAAGTTAGGGCATCTAGTTCCTTTGCTTATCCTGCTCGGTTTAATAACTCTAGCCATTGTTCGAAGGATCAAGGAAGCTGATAATGATAACCTTGGCGCCATTTTTACGTTACTACTCTTCTTTGCTGCATTGCTGCTCACCATAGGTTGCGAGCTTTTCTATGTAGGAGACGTTTTTGGCACTCGGATGAACACTGTCTTCAGATTTTACTTCAGTGCGTGGGTGCTTTTTGCCATTGCCTCTGCTTTCTCTCTCTATTACCTTCATCGCAGCTGGAAGGTGTCTAGTTTTTCTGCTCGTTTGGTAAAATTTAGCTGGTGGGGGGTTTTAATCATACTCGTCATATACTCCTTTATCTACCCCATTACTGCTACATGGAGCAAGACCAATACATTTTCCGCGAGCCCTACCCTGAATGGGCTGGCATGGCTCCAAAGAAGTCATCCTGAGGAATTTGAAGCCGTTACCTGGCTTAATAACAATGTCGATGATGCTCCAGTTATCGTCGAGGCCCCGGGGGGGGAATATACAGACTATGGAAGGGTGTCAACCTATACAGGCCTACCTGCCATCCTGGGCTGGGAGACCCGCCAGTGGGTCTGGCGGGGCTCGGATCGTTATTTCGCAGGTAGGAGGGGGGATATTGACAAGATCTATAAAGGTGAGGATTTGAATGAGGTAGAAGCCATACTTGAGAAGTATGGAGTTGCTTATATCTATGTGGGTCGTTTGGAGAGGGAGATGTATGGAGCGGAAGTGGGGGAAGGATTCGAAGATTTCATGGATGTGGTCTTCGAAAATGACGGGGTAACCATCTATAAGGTCAGGGAGTAGGCGTTGGTGAGGTCGCGATGAAATTACGGAATTCACCAGATCCTGAGCTTTCCTTGATAGTGCCTACATATTGCGAGGGGCAGAGAATCGCTACATTAATCGAGAGGGTCCACCGTTCTTTATCGAGCTACAGCTATGAGCTTATCGTGGTTGATGATAACAGTCCGGATGGGACCTCGGAGCTTGCCCAAAGCCTCAGTAAAGATTACCCAGTTAGAGTGATAACCAGGACGGATGAGAGGGGCCTGGCTTCAGCGGTAGTTGAAGGATTCAAGCAGGCCAGGGGAGGGATTCTGGGGGTGATAGGTGCCGATTTACAGCATCCGCCGGAGGTGGTGCCTGAACTACTAAAGAAGGTGAGGAGCGGAGCGGAGGTCGTTATCGCAAGTCGTTACGTCGAAGGTGGTGGCAGCGAAGGCTGGAGCATGAAGAGGAAGATCATATCAAGGGCATCTAAGATGTTGGCGGTCCTTCTCCTGCCCTCGATCAGAGGGATTAAAGACCCCTTATCGGGTTTCTTCCTCTTGAGGAGGGAGGTAATCGGTAGTGTGGAACTGAGTCCAACCGGGCACAAAATCCTTCTAGAGATAATTGTCAAGGGAAAAGCCCGCGAGATAGCAGAGGTCCCGTATATATTCAGGGAGAGGGAAAAGGGAAAGAGCAATTTAAAGATTGGAGAGGGGATAAACTATCTGAAGCACCTATATTGCCTGGCAAGGTCAGGTGGGACAATAAGGTTCATTAAGTTCTGCTTTGTCGGAGCCAGTGGGACATTTGTTTGTTTAGGACTGTTATCGCTCTTTACCGAGGTTGTCGGACTATTCTACATCATCTCCTCAGCCATCAGTTACGAAACATCGATCATAACCAATTTCGTATTAAATGACACTTGGACCTTCAGGGATAGGCGATCCCCCGGCATGAGAAAATTTTTATACCGCGGATTGAAATTCAACATGGTCAGCCTGGTTGGCTTGGGAATCCATATGGCAATACTCTGGTTCTTTACTGAAGTAGTCGGGCTATTCTATTTAATTTCCGCGATCTTTGCCATAGCAGGTGCAATGTTTTGGAACTTCTTCATTAATACCTTGTGGACATGGAGGGCCA is a genomic window of Dehalococcoidia bacterium containing:
- a CDS encoding DUF2298 domain-containing protein → MIDAFIWIITVELLSLIALPATFVLFKSLPDRGYAFGKALSILIISFLLWLAASAHILPNTQWAIILIIALLAVGSLFLFIRRRHQIMSFISENRRVIIATEAIFLLSFVLIAVVRAYNPEIIYTEKPMDFAFLNSILRSDYFPPNDPWLSGHALNNYYFGHMIMATLTKLTGISSAVTFNLSLALVFALAAIGAFSIVYNLVRLCRGGIKAAIGFGLAAAGFLLLLGNLEVILELFYAHGVGSEGFWDWVNIKGLDTPYHSAHWYPTEFWWWWRSTRVIDMVVGGMSLDYTINEFPSFSFILGDLHAHILSLPVVLLCLTLSLNILNTKESLGLSWLRRNILPFLIIIICLGALGPIHTWDLPICLFIFIGAIFIQTRFKQSERGWLKGWLALSLIMVVGVFLLYLPFYLTFENPVSGILPWRGPDTRLFHYLIIWGLFLFIGISFALAQIRSGLRSISWRTICSISVAILLLWIIWAIVVMATGGGSSIWGKLGHLVPLLILLGLITLAIVRRIKEADNDNLGAIFTLLLFFAALLLTIGCELFYVGDVFGTRMNTVFRFYFSAWVLFAIASAFSLYYLHRSWKVSSFSARLVKFSWWGVLIILVIYSFIYPITATWSKTNTFSASPTLNGLAWLQRSHPEEFEAVTWLNNNVDDAPVIVEAPGGEYTDYGRVSTYTGLPAILGWETRQWVWRGSDRYFAGRRGDIDKIYKGEDLNEVEAILEKYGVAYIYVGRLEREMYGAEVGEGFEDFMDVVFENDGVTIYKVRE
- a CDS encoding glycosyltransferase family 2 protein → MKLRNSPDPELSLIVPTYCEGQRIATLIERVHRSLSSYSYELIVVDDNSPDGTSELAQSLSKDYPVRVITRTDERGLASAVVEGFKQARGGILGVIGADLQHPPEVVPELLKKVRSGAEVVIASRYVEGGGSEGWSMKRKIISRASKMLAVLLLPSIRGIKDPLSGFFLLRREVIGSVELSPTGHKILLEIIVKGKAREIAEVPYIFREREKGKSNLKIGEGINYLKHLYCLARSGGTIRFIKFCFVGASGTFVCLGLLSLFTEVVGLFYIISSAISYETSIITNFVLNDTWTFRDRRSPGMRKFLYRGLKFNMVSLVGLGIHMAILWFFTEVVGLFYLISAIFAIAGAMFWNFFINTLWTWRAKPHGGPT